A genome region from Manihot esculenta cultivar AM560-2 chromosome 5, M.esculenta_v8, whole genome shotgun sequence includes the following:
- the LOC110615361 gene encoding uncharacterized abhydrolase domain-containing protein DDB_G0269086-like, which yields MGWLHFFLRTGPVGEIRTEAQGRYALHSSMEGSKLPDVLNLESSITPSTLKNFFSREYLDTPLFPIRASYQNERIVLPDPPPSSLIDPQKDLSLVFFAKQREYASQSKMEKIKAPKNFTLSRESMNAALDALRAGRSVGETTQRVAEVISSRSAGRPGAPAQVPSRASRPSSREKAPKVTAKTAKGTELVRADFALPFGDVSEERLETSTTDERVPEGGMEIILAGESVQEASVEVAPVTEEGESGPVNDAVSEGVVKGAGSKRSPPSKVSAPTPASKKYRTSKRLAPALPPLEKEKTSVVPLLSAPDNDILNAEDITHQSPASVVVEILRERMFGGTTEASDPRLLALTGLLASSTREQVAFRSQTREELGDTIREMLLMLMGLFMKVDARDESTRSTVDRRIEEVRLEENLTSTSDARGYLAAAQEHLKTLREELAHTKEALEGADKRAAAAEVRRDEALEQLSSLEEARKERDEAREEALARVVVLEQELTKRADNEKDLALAAEASRLQNQHLCLEFETLKKRCSALLEDAKHAEDRVQLECEERLREYKESTELKKEIEQACEARLQSYKDSSELKVKIAEACEERLAEFKASNEMNNAIWHKGFRMFVSDFNRGLREARYAPSTPLAELRAAEEDSDGEEMLYGEDDKPLPKGVPHTATGSHKEDAELGEKDEPEESDAGPQGGEIVPFVGSSVHNDVNNDAPKNVSPLRTIFPLVVSED from the exons ATGGGTTGGCTACATTTTTTCCTTCGGACTGGGCCGGTTGGTGAGATTAGGACTGAAGCCCAGGGGAG GTACGCTCTTCATTCTTCCATGGAAGGCTCAAAGCTCCCTGATGTCCTTAAcctagagtctagcatcacTCCATCCACCCTTAAAAACTTCTTTTCTAGGGAATACCTGGATACTCCCCTTTTTCCCATTCGGGCTTCTTACCAGaatgagaggattgttcttcccgatcctcctcccTCTAGTTTAATCGACCCGCAGAAGGACCTCAGCTTGGTCTTCTTTGCCAAACAAAGGGAATACG CTTCTCAATCAAAAATGGAGAAGATTAAAGCTCCTAAGAACTTTACTCTATCACGGGAGAGCATGAACGCTGCTCTAGATGCCCTCCGAGCTGGGCGATCGGTGGGAGAGACTACCCAGAGGGTGGCTGAAGTCATTTCCTCCAGGTCGGCTGGCCGGCCTGGTGCTCCAGCTCAAGTTCCTTCTCGAGCTTCTAGGCCAAGCTCCCGAG AGAAGGCTCCAAAGGTTACTGCCAAGACGGCTAAAGGCACCGAACTGGTGAGGGCAGATTTTGCTTTGCCTTTTGGGGATGTTTCCGAGGAGAGGCTCGAGACCTCTACAACCGATGAGAGGGTTCCTGAAGGGGGGATGGAGATTATCCTCGCTGGTGAAAGTGTCCAGGAGGCTTCTGTTGAGGTCGCCCCCGTTACCGAGGAGGGGGAGTCCGGGCCAGTTAATGATGCCGTCTCTGAGGGCGTTGTGAAGGGGGCCGGGAGCAAGCGTTCTCCTCCTTCTAAAGTTTCTGCCCCGACTCCTGCTTCTAAGAAGTACCGGACCTCCAAGAGACTAGCTCCAGCTCTGCCTCCTCTTGAGAAGGAGAAAACTTCTGTGGTGCCTCTACTATCTGCCCCCGACAACGATATTTTGAACGCGGAGGATATCACTCACCAATCTCCAGCGAGCGTTGTTGTAGAGATCTTGCGGGAGCGGATGTTTGGCGGGACCACAGaagcttcggatcctcgtctgcTTGCTCTCACTGGCCTTTTGGCGAGTTCTACACGAGAGCAAGTAGCATTCCGGTCTCAGACTCGGGAGGAGCTCGGAGACACaattagggagatgcttctgatg CTGATGGGCCTCTTTATGAAGGTGGACGCCCGCGACGAGTCCACTCGGAGCACAGTGGACCGTCGAATCGAGGAGGTGCGCCTTGAAGAGAATCTGACTTCGACCAGCGATGCCCGGGGTTACCTTGCTGCAGCTCAGGAGCATTTGAAGACCCTTCGGGAGGAGCTGGCCCATACCAAGGAGGCTCTGGAGGGGGCTGATAAAAGGGCAGCTGCTGCGGAGGTCCGTCGTGATGAGGCCTTAGAGCAGTTGTCCTCCTTAGAAGAAGCTcgaaaggagagggatgaggcc AGAGAAGAAGCCCTAGCTCGGGTTGTGGTCCTTGAGCAAGAACTGACCAAGCGTGCTGATAATGAAAAAGACCTGGCTCTGGCAGCAGAGGCATCTAGACTTCAAAACCAGCATCTCTGCCTGGAATTCGAGACTCTTAAAAAAAGGTGTTCAGCCTTGCTCGAGGATGCCAAGCACGCTGAGGACAGAGTCCAGTTGGAGTGTGAGGAACGGCTGAGGGAGTACAAGGAGTCGACAGAGCTAAAAAAGGAGATtgaacaggcctgtgaagctcgtcTCCAAAGCTATAAGGACTCTTCTGAGTTGAAGGTtaagatagctgaggcctgcgagGAGCGACTTGCGGAATTTAAAGCCTCTAACGAGATGAATAATGCAATATGGCACAAAGGCTTCCGCATGTTCGTCTCCGATTTCAATCGAGGCTTGAGGGAAGCCAGGTATGCCCCTTCCACCCCGCTAGCTGAACTTCGAGCTGCTGAGGAAGACTCCGATGGCGAGGAGATGCTTTACGGGGAGGACGACAAACCCTTGCCCAAAGGAGTTCCTCACACTGCAACTGGGTCTCATAAAGAAGATGCCGAGCTGGGGGAGAAAGATGAGCCTGAGGAGAGCGATGCTGGACCCCAAGGAGGAGAAATTGTGCCTTTTGTAGGCAGTAGTGTACATAATGATGTAAATAATGATGCTCCCAagaatgtaagtcctttaagaaCAATTTTTCCTCTAGTAGTCTCAGAGGATTGA
- the LOC110614774 gene encoding uncharacterized protein LOC110614774 encodes MRPNWELKNCCNHQQVVFLVTVSVCAVVILALWRTVLLKPFKLVTVFLHEASHAIACKLTCGHVEGIQVHADEGGTTQTRGGIYWLILPAGYLGSSFWGMVLILASTNLLTSRIAAGCFVAALLVVLLVAKNWTLRGLCIGFVVFLGVVWVLQETTKVRILQYTILFIGVMNSLFSVYDIYDDLISRRVHSSDAEKFAEVCPCPCNGMGWGIIWGLISFLFLCGAVYLGIVILS; translated from the exons ATGAGGCCAAATTGGGAGTTGAAGAATTGCTGTAACCATCAGCAAGTAGTGTTTCTTGTCACTGTCTCTGTCTGCGCAGTTGTTATTCTTGCG TTATGGAGAACAGTACTTCTGAAACCATTCAAGCTTGTGACGGTATTCCTTCACGAGGCCAGCCATGCTATTGCTTGTAAATTAACATGTGGTCAT GTGGAAGGAATTCAGGTTCATGCAGATGAAGGTGGAACCACTCAAACTCGTGGTGGCATATACTGGTTGATCTTGCCTGCTGGAT ATCTCGGTTCCTCCTTTTGGGGAATGGTTTTAATACTTGCATCCACAAATCTTCTTACATCAAGAATTGCAGCAGGATGTTTTGTTGCTGCTCTACTTGTTGTACTGTTGGTGGCTAAAAAT TGGACTCTTCGAGGACTTTGTATTG GGTTTGTTGTTTTCCTTGGGGTGGTTTGGGTCCTGCAAGAAACAACAAAAGTTCGTATTCTTCAGTACACTATTCTATTCATTG GTGTAATGAACAGCTTGTTTTCAGTTTATG ATATCTATGATGATCTGATATCCCGTAGAGTTCATTCTAGTGATGCTGAGAAATTTGCAGAAGTTTGCCCTTGCCCATGCAATGGCATGGGCTGGGGCATCATTTG GGGTTTAATATCATTCTTGTTTCTTTGTGGGGCCGTGTACCTTGGCATAGTGATATTGTCTTGA
- the LOC110615362 gene encoding uncharacterized protein LOC110615362, which yields MPNLATYDGTGNPQEHILNYKTFMELQTHSDALMYKVFPITLTGPVQVWFNSLESRSIRNFIDLANVFISRFIDGVPVERKASYLETVRQRRNESLREYIARKPPTTLSELMKRAKKYIRQYDALTTSRFAQDDRDRGRAWDDRRQDKLERRQDRGPEALNKHRWERKEQRPYQPRFPAEVTPLNVSRDKVLITVQDKDFVQWPKPMRAEASKRDPDKYCQYHRTHDHEMNDYYQLINEIERLIKRGHLRNFVKNLEEQRPQQGTTRERLRRQIGAPINDGSNRTINMIVGEIGGHMSRWGKKRRRNENESSVEVMQVAEHTPMAISFSSEDAQGVQMPHDDALVIEAVIHNFRVRKRPSPSQRERRHPDSSGRQGESGPHPRRSTHVTDSLCSVHGDEVTLELQCNSGKADADDFEVVTRIQYLTMKFPTDAGVGVVRGRQEEVKVAYLAIVEEQCV from the exons ATGCCAAATTTGGCAACCTATGACGGGACGGGAAACCCCCAAGAGCATATCTTGAACTATAAGACATTTATGGAGTTACAGACTCATTCGGACGCCTTGATGTACAAGGTCTTTCCGATCACCCTAACAGGACCAGTTCAGGTGTGGTTCAATAGCCTAGAGTCGAGGAGCATCAGGAATTTTATAGACTTGGCCAACGTATTTATTAGCAGATTCATTGATGGGGTTCCTGTGGAGAGAAAGGCGAGCTACTTAGAGACCGTCAGACAAAGAAGGAATGAATCCCTGAGAGAATATATTGCTAG AAAGCCACCCACCACCTTATCAGAGTTAATGAAAAGAGCTaaaaagtacataaggcagtATGACGCCTTAACAACCAGTAGGTTTGCCCAGGATGACAGAGACAGAGGAAGGGCATGGGATGACAGAAGGCAAGATAAGCTGGAGAGAAGGCAGGACCGGGGCCCCGAGGCACTGAACAAGCACCGATGGGAAAGAAAGGAGCAGAGACCTTATCAGCCCCGATTCCCTGCCGAAGTCACTCCTCTAAATGTGTCTAGAGACAAGGTGCTCATAACAGTCCAGGATAAAGATTTCGTGCAATGGCCTAAGCCCATGAGAGCGGAGGCAAGCAAAAGGGATCCGGACAAATACTGCCAGTACCATAGAACACATGACCATGAAATGAATGACTACTATCAACTAATAAATGAGATAGAGAGGCTGATTAAGAGAGGCCATCTcagaaattttgtgaagaatCTTGAAGAGCAAAGACCGCAGCAAGGAACAACTAGGGAAAGGCTTAGGAGGCAGATTGGAGCACCAATAAATGACGGCTCCAATAGAACAATTAATATGATTGTAGGAGAGATTGGAGGCCATATGAGCCGATGggggaagaagagaagaagaaatgaaaatgaaagcAGCGTAGAGGTGATGCAAGTTGCTGAGCACACCCCAATGGCTATCTCCTTCTCCTCAGAAGATGCGCAGGGGGTACAAATGCCCCATGACGATGCCCTAGTCATCGAGGCAGTTATCCACAACTTCAGGGTTCGCAAG AGACCAAGCCCCAGTCAAAGGGAAAGGAGGCACCCCGATAGCAGTGGAAGGCAAGGTGAAAGTGGCCCTCACCCTAGGAGATCCACCCATGTCACAGACTCACTATGTAGTGTTCATGGTGATGAAGTTACTCTTGAGCTACAATGCAATTCTGGGAAGGCCGATGCTGATGATTTTGAAGTCGTGACAAGAATTCAGTACTTGACCATGAAGTTCCCAACTGATGCGGGCGTCGGAGTTGTTCGAGGAAGACAGGAAGAAGTCAAAGTTGCATACCTGGCTATAGTAGAGGAACAGTGTGTATAG